Genomic segment of Arthrobacter antioxidans:
CTGGAGCTGGCCATTCGAAAAGCCGCGGTGTGCGGGATCGGGGCGGTGGCCGTCGGCAATTCCCACCATCTGGGAGCTCTCGGCTACTACGTCCGGAGCGCTGCACAGCGCGGCCTGGTCGCCCTCATGACGACGACGACGCGGACACCCGTCGTGGCGGCCCTGGGAGGCACGACGCCGATCCTCGGGACGAACCCCGTCGCCTTCGCCGCACCCCGCGCGGGCGGAGGGGAGCTCGTGGTCGACATGTCGACGAGCGTCGTGGCGATGAACAAGGTGAAGGCCTACGCGCTCGGCGGACGGGACCTGCCCCCGGGCTGGGTCAATGATCGGTCCGGCAATCCCGTGACCGATGCTGCCCTCGCGCACTCCCTGCTGGCCACGGGGGCGGGAACGCTCAGCCCGCTCGGTGGCTCCAGCTCCGAGACCGGGGGACACAAGGGCTTCGGGCTCAGCCTGATGGTCAATGTGCTCAGCGCGGCCTTCTCAGGGGCCGCGCTTCCGTTCGACGACGCCGACAGCGACAATCTCGGGCACTTCGTCCTGGTGATCGATCCGACGAGCGTGGCGGAGGGTGGGGAGACCGCGCGCTATGTCGACGACCTCCTCCGCCTCATGATGCGGGACGAGCCCGAGGTCATCCTTCCCGGCAGTCCCGAAGCAGCAGCACGCGCCAACCGCGGCGAGAACGGCATCCCGATCCCGGAGAGCCTTCTCGAGCATCTTCGCGGGATCTGCGGCAGGGCCGGAACCGGGATGATCCTCACGCCGCTCGGTTGAGGAGCCGGCCCGGCTCTCGTCCTCAATCCTCCGAGGCGACCACCCGGCGGTCCTGCAGGGCGCGGACCTTGGCGTTCTCGATATGCACCCGGATGGCGGAGGATGCACCCTCCGCATCGCGCCTGGTGAAGGCGTCAAGGATCGCACGGTGCTCGGCCGCGGTGGTGGTGGGCGCCGTCGAGTTGGTCCTTGCATACAACCGGAAGCGCTGCGCCTGGCCACCGAAGGATCTCCAGGCGTCCTCGAGGAACGAATTGTCGGCCTGGTGGGCGATGGCCGCGTGGAACTGCTCATCCGCCCGGAGGAAGCTCGTGACCGGAGGGCTGTCGGGGACCTGGGCGCCGGTCTCGAGGTTGCCGATGGTCCCTGCCAGGCGCTCGAGAAATTCGGGGGTCACCCGCAGGGCTGCCTCATAGGCGAGGGCCGGCTCGAGGACCAGGCGGGCGTCCATGACCTTCCGCAGATCGTCCATGCTGAACAGCGGTGCCACCCGGTACCCCTTGTGGGCTTCCCGAAGCACCAGCCCTGTGTGTTCGAGCCTGGCGAGTGCTTCCCGCACGGGCGTCTGGCTGACCTCGAACTCCCGCGCGAGATACACGAGGTTGAGTACCTCGTCCGGTTTCCGTCGGCCGTCGAGAAGCTGCCCGAGCAGTGCGCTGTGGACCTGGTCGGCGAGGGGCTGCCGGGTGGCCTGACGCGGTGGTGTCCGGCTCACTCGACGGTGAAGGAGAGCTCGGCCACGCCGTCGATGCCGGCCGTCACCGTGCTTCCGCGGGTCAGCGCCCCCACGCCCGCCGGGGTGCCGGTGAAGATGAGATCGCCGGGACGCAGGGTGACGGACCGGGAGAGGTGCGCGATGATCTCGGGCACGGTCCAGATCTGGTCGCCGAGATCTCCCTCCTGCCGGAGCGCCCCGTCCACGCTGAGCCAGATCCGGCCCTGCGCGGGATGCTCCACCTCGCTGACCGGTCGAAGCGGTGAACACGGGCCGGAGAAATCGAAGCCCTTCGCGAGATCCCACGGACGCCGGAGGTTCTTCGCCTCGGCCTGCAGATCGCGTCGCGTCAGATCCACTCCGACGCCGTAGCCCCACACGAGATCGAGGGCGTCTGCCGGGTCGAGGTCGGCGCCGCCCTGCCCCAGTGCGACGACGAGTTCGACCTCGTGGTGGAGGTCCGCCGTCTGCGGCGGGTAGGGGACTGCCGGCAGGGCATCGCCCGACGCCGCCGCGGGCTGCGGCGTGAAGACCGCGTCGGCGGGCTTCAGGAAGAAGAACGGGGGTTCCCGGACGGGATCGGCGCCCATCTCGCGCGCATGGTCGCCGTAGTTGCGGCCTACGCAGAACACGCGCCGCACGGGAAAGAGCGCCCCACCACTGATCGGGAGGCTCGGGAGCGTTGGAACCGGGACGACGTACGTCATGGAGCTCCTTACAGGGTTGGTGGCCGGGTCGGTCGACGAGAGGGGCATCACAAGTGATTAACATGTTACTTATGGCAATGATGCTTTCGGCACCCCGGTCCCTCGTCTCCGAGCTCCAGGCCCGAGGCGTGCAGGATGCGCGGGATGATGCGACCTCGCGGGCCGTCTACTCGAGCGACGCGTCGCTGTACCGGGTGCGGCCGGCCGCCGTCGTCTTCCCTCGGCACCTGGACGAGGTGCTCACCACCCTCGAGGTGTGCCGGGAACGCGGAGTCCCGTTCACGTCCCGCGGTGCCGGAACCTCCCTGGCAGGCAACGCGATCGGTCGCGGCGTCGTCGTCGACTTCAGCCGGCACCTGAACCGGGTCCTCGAGTTCGATGCCGAAGCGCGCACCGCCGTCGTCGAGCCCGGGGCGGTCCATGCGACGCTGCAGAAGGTGGCGCTGGCCCAGGGCCTGCGGTTCGGCCCCGATCCCTCCACGCACACGCGCTGCACCGTGGGCGGGATGATCGGCAACAACGCGTGCGGTTCACGCGCCCTCGCCTACGGGCGCACCGCGGACAACGTGACGCACCTCGATGTCGTCACCGGATCCGGCACGCGGCTCCGCCTGGGTCCGGACGGCACCCCGTCGTCGCCGGAGACCGATGCGCTGCGCTCCCTGGTCGGGGCGGAGCTGGGCACGATCCGCACCGAACTGGGCCGGTTCGGGCGCCAGGTATCCGGCTATTCGTTGGAGCACCTGCTGCCGGAGCGCGGCTTCGACCTGCGAAGGGCACTCGTCGGCAGCGAGGGGACCCTCGCCGTCGTCCTGGAGGCGGGCGTGCGCCTCGTGGCCGACGCGCCGCACAAGACCATGGTGGTGCTGGGTTTCCCCGACATCGGGGCCGCTGGCGACGCCGTTCCCGCGGTGCTGCCGTTCGCGCCCACCGCCTGCGAAGGACTCGACTCCCGGATCGTCCAGGTGGTGCGGACCCGCAAGGGCCCGCAGGCCGTCCCCGAGCTGCCGGGGGGTGCGGCCTGGCTGTTTGTCGAGGTGTCCGGCGATGACCCGCTCGAGGTGGCCCACCGCGCCGGGCTCGTCGCCGGCATCGATGCTGCCCGGCACTCGAGGATCATCACCGATACACGGCAGGCCGCCGCCCTGTGGCGCATCCGCGAGGACGGGGGAGGGCTCGCCGGGCGGTCGCCGGCAGGCGCCCCCGCGCATGCCGGCTGGGAGGACTCCGCGGTGCCGCCCGAGAGCCTCGGGGACTATCTCCGCGAGTTCGACGAGCTCCTCCTCGCGCATTCCCTCACCGGGTTCCCCTTCGGGCACTTCGGGGACGGCTGCGTCCACATCCGGCTCGATTTCCCGTTGCAGCGCGACGACGGCGCAGCGGCGTTCCGCGCGTTCCTGACCGACGCGGCGGTACTGGTCGCCCGCTACGGAGGCTCCCTCTCGGGCGAGCACGGGGACGGGCGGGCCCGCAGCGAACTCCTTCCGTACATGTATTCCCCCGCGGCCATCGGCCTGTTCGGGAAGGTGAAGGGGATCCTCGACCCGGCCAACCTCCTGAATCCCGGCATCCTCGTGGACCCCGAACCACTGGATGCGAACGTGCGCGTGGCCGAGGCCGGACCGCTGCGGACCGGTCTCGGGTTCGGCTACCAGCACGATGCGGGCGACTTCAGCCAGGCGGTGCACCGCTGCACGGGCGTGGGCCTGTGCCGTGCGGCGCATGCGGACAACAGCGCCGTGATGTGCCCGTCCTACCTGGCGACCCGCGAGGAGAAGGACTCGACCCGCGGCCGCGCCAGGGCGCTTCAGGAGATGATCAACGGGGGTGCACCACGGGGAAGCAAGCCCGACTGGCGCGCGGCCGAGGTGCATGAAGCACTCGATTTGTGCCTGTCCTGCAAGGGCTGCTCCTCGGACTGCCCCACGGGAACCGACATGGCTGCGTACAAGGCCGAGGTGCTCCACCAGAGCTACAAGGGCCGGCTGCGTCCGGCATCGCATTACTCACTCGGCTGGCTGCCGCGCTGGGCCGGCCTCGCGGCGCGGGCACCGCGGGCCCTGAACTTCCTGATGCAGCTGCCAGGGATCCGCCAGGCCGGTCTGCGGATGGCCGGTGTGGACCAGCGCCGGACCATTCCGGCGTTCGCACCCCAGACCTTCCACGCCTGGTTCCGGGGCCGTCAGCCGTCCGAGGCGCCCGCCGCCCGGCCCGTCCTGCTGTGGGCTGATTCGTTCACCGACAACTTCTCCCCTGACGTAGGACAGGCCGCGGTACGTGTCCTCGAAGCAGCGGGCTATGAGGTGCGTCTTCCCGAGAAGCCGCTGTGCTGCGGGCTGACCTGGATCTCCACGGGACAGCTCGACTCCGCGCGGAAGACCCTGCACTCGACCGTGGAGGTGCTGAAGCAGTCCGTCACCGAGGGCATCCCAATCGTCGGCCTCGAACCGTCCTGTACGGGCGTGTTGAGATCGGACGCCGTGGAACTGCTGGGGACCGAGGCGGCGCGTGCCGTGGCGCGGTCCACCCACACCCTCGCCGAATTCCTCGGCACCGTGCCCGGCTACGAGCCGCCCCGTCTGGACGGAACCGTGGTGGTGGCGCAGCCACACTGCCACCACCACGCCGTCATGGGCTGGAGCCCCGACGCGGCCCTGCTGGAGCAGGCCGGTGCGACCGTCCGGAAGCTGGGCGGATGCTGCGGGCTCGCCGGCAACTTCGGCGTGGAACGGGGGCACTACGAGATCTCCGTCCAGATCGCCGAGCAGCAGCTCCTGCCGGCCATCCGATCGACCACGGAGGACGCCGTGGTGCTCGCGGACGGATACTCGTGCCGGACCCAGATCGAGGATCTGAGCGACCGCCGCGGCATCCACCTGGCGCAGCTGCTCGACCCGGCGGCGCATCGGCCCGGTGAGGTGCCCTAGGCGGGCCTGCTCAGCCCGGCTCCTGGACGAGGCTCCGCGGAGCGTCCCGCTCCGGGAGTTCCGTGCTCTGCAGGAACCGGAAGTCGCACCCTTCGTCGGCCTGGGTCACCTCCGACACGTACAGCTTCCGGTACCCGCGCGCGGCGGCCGGGGGAGAGGGTAGGCCCAGCTCGTCCTCGCGCCGCATCAGCTCCTCGGAGGAGACGTCAAGGTGGATCGCGCGGCGGCTGACGCTCAGGGTGATGGTGTCGCCGGTCTGCACGAGCCGCAGCGGCCCGCCGACCGCGGACTCGGGAGTGACATGGAGGACGACGGCGCCGGCAGCGGTTCCCGACATCCGGCCGTCCGAGATGCGCACCATGTCCTTCACCCCCTGCGCGGCGAGCTTCCGGGGAATGGGGAGGTACCCGGCCTCGGGCATGCCGGGTGCTCCGACCGGGCCGATGTTCCGCAGGACGAGGATGTCCTCGGCGGAGACGTCGAGGGCGTCGTCGTCGATCCGTGCCGCGAGGTCTGCTGCGTCCTCGAAGACCACGGCACGGCCCGTGTGCTCCAGCAGATGGGCTGACACGGCTGCCTGCTTGATGATGGCGCCCCCCGGCGCGAGGTTGCCGCGCAGGACGGCGAGACTGCCTTCCGGATACACGGGGTCGGTGAGTGGCCGCACGATGTCGGAGGGGAAGCCCGGCCCCGCGGCGTCCAGTTCCTCGCCCAGGGTGCGTCCGGTGACCGTCGGCGCGTCACGGTGGATGAGGTCCCCGAGTTCGCGCAGGACAGCGGGCACGCCGCCGGCCCGATGGAAGTCCTCCATGTAGTAGGTGCCCGTCGGTTTCAGGTCGACCAGGACGGGTGTCTCGGCGCTCATCCGGTCCAGGTCCTCAAGGCCGAGACGGATCCCGAGGCGGCCGGCGACGGCGGTCAGGTGGATGATCGCGTTGGTCGACCCGCCGATGGCCAGCAGGACCCGGAGCCCGTTCTCGAAGGCCTGCTGCGTCAGCACGGTGCCCATGTCCGTGCCGCGCGCGGCGAGTGCCACCGCCTGGGTCCCGGTCCGTTCGGCGATCCGCACGCGGTCGGCCGTCACGGCAGGCGGGCTCGCGCTGCCGGGCAGGGCGATGCCCATGGCCTCCGTGAGGCAGGCCATGGTGCTGGCGGTGCCCATGACGGAGCACGTGCCGACGCTTCCCACGAGCCGCGAGTTGACGTCGTCGATCTCCTGCCGGTCGATCTCGCCGCTGCGGAACTTCCCCCAGAACGCCCGGCAGTCCGTGCACGCACCGACCCGCTGCCCGCGGTGCCCGCCGGTCAGCATGGACCCCGTGACCAGCGTGATCGCCGGGACGCCCGCGGACGCCGCGCCCATCAGCTGGGCGGGGACCGTCTTGTCGCAGCCGCCGATGAGCACCACGGCGTCCATGGGCTGCGCGCGGATCATCTCCTCGGTGTCCATCGACATGAGGTTGCGCAGGAACATGCTGGTGGGCTGGGAGAAGCTCTCGTGCAGCGAGATGGTCGGGAAATCGATGGGTAGACCGCCGGCCATCAGCACGCCCCGCTTGACGGCGTCGAGCAGTGCGGGCATGTTGCCGTGGCACGGATTGAAGCCGCTGCCCGTGTTGACGATGCCGATGACCGGCTTGTCCAGCGCGTCGTCCGAGTACCCGGCCCCCTTGATGAAGGCCTTGCGGAGAAAGAGGGAGAACCCCTCGTCGCCGTAACTGGTGAGACCCCGCCGGATTCCGGAGGCCCGGCCGGCGGGAGCAGCAGATTCCCTCATGCGGCTACCGGAACGCGGGGATGCCGGTGATGTGACTGCCGAGGATCAGCGTGTGCACCTCGTCGGTCCCCTCATAGGTGCGCACGCTCTCCAGGTTGTTCGCGTGGCGCAGCGGGGAGTAGTCGAGCGTCACACCGTTCCCCCCGAGCATCGCGCGTGCTTCCCGGCAGATCTCGATGGCCTCGCGGCAGTTGTTGAGCTTTCCCACGGAGATCTGGTGGGGTTGCAGGGTGCCGGCATCCTTGAGGCGTCCCGTCTGCAGGGCCAACAGCATCCCCTTGTTGATCTCCAGGGCCATGTTGACGAGCTTGAGCTGGGTGAGCTGGTAGCCGGCCAGCGGTCGGCCGAACTGCAGGCGCTCCAGCGAGTAGTCGAGCGCGGCGTAGTAGCTGTCGCGTGCGGCTCCCATGGCGCCCCAGATGATGCCGTAGCGGGCCTCGTTGAGGCACTCGAAGGGGCCGCGAAGTCCTTTCGCCTTCGGGAGCAGCGCGGTGCCGGGCAGCCGGATATCGGTGAGTTCGACGTCGCACTGGATCGACGCCCGCATGGAGAGCTTCTGGACGATCGGGGTGGCCTTGAACCCCGGGCTGTCGGTGGGTACCACGAAGCCGCGGACGCCGTCGTCGGTCATCGCCCAGATGATGGCCACCTGCGCCACCGAGGCGAGGCCGATCCAGCGCTTGCTGCCGTTGAGGATCCAGTCGTCGCCGTCCCGCTTGGCGAACGTGAGCATGCTGCCGGGATCGGAGCCTCCAGTGGGTTCGGTGAGGCCGAAGCAGCCGATCGCCGATCCGGCGGCCATCCTCGGCAGCCATTCGTTCTTCTGCTCCTCCGAACCGTGCTTCGCGATGGCGCTCATCGCCAGGGACCCCTGGACGCTGACGAACGTGCGCAGGCCGGAGTCGCCGGCCTCGAGTTCCATGGCCGCGAGCCCGTATTCGACGGAGCTCCGGCCCGGGCAGCCGTAGCCCTTGATGTGCATGCCGAGGAGCCCGAGTTCCGCCATGCGCGGCACGATCTCCAGGGGGAACTCCGCGCGGTCGTACCAGTCGGCGATGTTCGGCTTGATGGCGGTGTCCACGAAGCCGCGGACGCGGTCACGCAGGGCACGCTCGTCCTCGGTGAGGAGTGCGTCGATGTCGAGAAGGTCTGAACGGTCGGTCATGGGTCTACTTTCCGGTAGCGGCGGGCTGGAGGTTGGAGGTGAACGTTGCTCCGTCGTGTTCCCCGAGGAGCGGGGGCACCCGCGTGTAGCTCGCGGGCGTCTCGGAGAGGCGGATCGGGTTGGCCACCTGTTGACTGGTGCGTCCGGTGGTGGGGTCGGTGATCTCGACGACCGGGGTGAGCCCCAGGTCCTCGGCGAGGGAGAGCGCCTCGGCAATGGAATTGACCTTGCCGGCGGGCACGCCCGCCGAACTGAGGAGGCGGGCCCATTCGACGGCGCTCCTGGTGCCGAGTTGTTCCTCGAGCAGGACCTTCAGGGCGTCCCGGTGCGCCACACGCTGCGAGTTGCCCCGGAAGCGGGGGTCGACGGCGAGGTCCGGGACGCCGAGGACGCGGACCAGCGACTCGAACTGCTTGTCCGTTCCGACGGCGATCGCCACGGGGCCGTCGGCCGTGAGCAGGGTTTCGTAGGGGGCGATGCTGGGGTGGGCATTTCCCATCCGCTGGGGCGCCTGGCCGGTCGCCAGGGTGCTCGATGCCTGATTGACCAGCCCGGAGAGCAGGGACGACAGCAGGTTGACCTCCACGCGCTGGCCCTTTCCGGTGGCGTCCCTGGAGCGCAGTGCGGCGAGGATCCCCACCACGGCGTTCTGGCCGGTGACCACATCCACCAGGGCCACTCCCACCTTGCTCGGCTCGGAGTCCTGCGAACCGGTGACGCTCATCAGCCCTCCCACCGCCTGGACGAGGAGGTCGTAGCCGGGCAGGTGCGCTCCGCCGGTGCTGCCGAAGCCGGTGATGGAGCAGTACACCAGGTCCGGCCGGCGTTCGACGAGGGATTCGTAGTCCAGCCCGAAACGCTGCATGACTCCGGGGCGGAAGTTCTCGATGACGATGTCGGCTTCCAGCGCGATGGCGAGAGCCCTTGCCAGTCCCTCGTCGGTGCGGAGGTCGCAGACCACCGAGCGCTTGTTCCGGTTCACGCTGGAGAAGTACGTGCCGACGCCGTGCTCATCGACCGGGGGAACCCAGGAGCGCGTGTCGTCTCCGGCCGGGCTCTCCACCTTCAGGACGTCCGCCCCGAAATCCGCCAGCATCATGGACGCGAACGGTCCGGCGAGTACCCGCGAGAAGTCCGCGACCTTCAGCCCCTCCAGTGGCCCGGGCGTCGGGTGTCCTTCCGGTGTCGCATCGGCCGGTGGCCTGTCCGTATTCGTGCTCAATGGGATTCGTCCTCCAGGAGAGTAGGTCTGCAGCCCTAGCTGGACGCAGTGACGGGGTTGCTGAGCACGCCGACGCCGGCGACGCGGCACTCGGCCGTGTCTCCGGGGGTGACGTGGATGGCCCCCGGTGTTCCCGTGGAGATGATGTCCCCGGGATACAGCGGCATCACCTTGCTGTGGAAACTGATCAGGTACGCCGGGTCGTAGCGCATGTGGGACACCGTGTTGCTGCGCCTCACCTCGCCGTTGACCACGGTGGAGACCTCCATGTCGGCAAGCGTTCCGTCACCCACGGCTTCGGCCAGCGGCACGATCCGGGGGCCGAAGGAGAAGAACCCGGGAAAGTTCTTGGAACGGGTAAGGAACCGCGGGTTGCGTTGCAGGATGTCCTCGGCGGTCTGGTCCAGCACGGGCACGACGCCGGCCAGGTAGTCCAGGGCGTCCTCGGGTTCCACGTTACGGCAGTACCTGCCGATGACGACCGCCACCTCGGCTTCGGTGGTGGTGCGCTCGCTCTGCACGGGGATGGGGATGGCCTCGCCCGGTCCGATGACGGTGTGGTCGCCCTTGATGAACGATGCCGGCTCTTCGGGCACGCCCTCGGAGAGGTCGGAGGCGTGCTCCACATAGTTCAGCCCGATGCCCCAGAGCATCCGGGGGTGGCGGTAGGGGGCGCCGTAGACGGCGTCATCGGGATCGCTGAAGACGGCGTCGTCGGCAGTCTCCGCGGCAGCATCGAGCTCGCCGAGGAGATCCCCCGTGAGGACGTCGAGGATGTCACCGGTGAAGCCGGGCAGGAGGTCGGACACCCGCGCGAGACCCCGCCGCGGGTGGACGACGGCCGCGGCCTCGGTGCCGGTGGTCCCGGGGCCACTATCCGGGGAGGTGGTCGAACAGAGGTGCAGAATGCTGGGAGCCATGACGCTGCCCTTTCGAGTCGGAGGCGGAGGTTCTAGTAGGCGCGGACCATGCCGCCGTCGCACCGGAGCTGTTCTCCGGTGACATACGACGCCGGTGCGCTGGCCAGGAAGGTGACGACGGCGGCGAACTCGGCCGGAGTGCCGTACCGGCGTGCCGGGATGCCGGCTTCGGAGGCAGCACGCGCTTCGGCTGGGGTGGCGCCGGTCCGCTTGGCCGCGGCCGAGTCCAGGGACGCGACGCGCTCGGTGTCGATGCGGCCGGGGAGCACCATGTTGACAGTCACGCCGTCGGCGGCGACCTCGGCCGCCAGGGTCTTGAGGTACCCCGCGAGCCCTGCCCGGCCGAGGTTCGACAGCGCGAGGTTGGGCAGCGGCTGCTGCACACCGCTGGAGCCTACGGCCACGATCCGCCCCCAGCCGCGCTGCCTCATGCCGGGGAGCACCAGGGAGGTGAGCCGCAGGTGCTGGAGCAGCAGCTGGTTCACGGCGGCGAGGGCCTGCACATCGGTGATGTCGGCCGCACCTCCGGGAGGAGGTCCGCCGCTGTTGAGGACCAGGACGTCGATCGGCCCGAACGCGTTTTCCGCGGCCGCCACCAGCGCGGCCGGGGCGCCGTCGTCGTCCAGGTCCAGGGCGATCCCGACGGCGGAGGGGAGGCGGGCCGCCTCGGCCTTCACCACGTCCTCGCGGCGGGCGGCGAGGACCACATTGGCTCCCTCGGCGGCGAGGGCCTGCGCGATCGCAAGGCCGATCCCGGAGCTCGCTCCGGGCACCAGCACGTTCTTTCCCGTCAGTCCGGTGTCCATCAGGCGATCTCCATTCGTACTGCGTCGAGGTGTGCGGCGATCAGGTCCGCGAGGTCACGCGGCAACGATGGTGAGGGAGGCCGGACCGACGCGTCGGCGATGATTCCACGGCGGCGCAGGATCTCCTTGCGCAGGGCGAGGCCCACCCCGGGCTGGCCCTCGAAGTTCGCCAGCGGCAGCCACGGTGCGAAGGCGTCGCGGGCAGCGGGGAAACCCCCGTCGGCGAAGGCCGTCAACGCGATCTGCAGGCCTTCGGGATGGGAGAACCCCGTCATGGCGCCGGCCGCGCCGGCTGCGAGCTCGTCCAGCAGTCCCACGCCGCCCAGCCCGCCGTAGACGGGAACGTCCGTGGAACGGGTCAGCTTCGCGATCGCGGACGCGGTGGGGGGCGCTTCCGATTTCACGGCGACGATGAAATCGCACGTTTCGAGGACGCGCAGGATCTGGTCGGCGCTGATCTTCACGCCCGACGCCACCGGGTAGTCCTGCAGCACGATGCCCGCCCCCGTGGCGCGGTGGATGGCCGTCAGGTGGGCGGACAGCACGTCCGGGTCGCCGGTGTTCGCCTGCACCATGAGCGCGGCGAGGTTGCTGCCGGCGGCCTCGACGGCGGTGGAGGCCTGCTCGATGGCGACGGCGGTGGTGCGGGCGGACAGGCCAACCACGAGCGGGGTGCTTCCCGCCTCCTCGGCGACCGTGCGGACGATGAGGGACTGCTCGGCAGCGGTCAGCGACGCACCCTCACCGAAGACGCCGAGGACCACCATCCCGGTGGCAGGCAGCGCGGTGTACAGCTGGACCTCACGGCGGAGTGAGGCGGTATCGACATCGAGGTCCGGGCCGCTGAACGGTGTTGCCAGCACCCCCCAGAGTCCGGGGGAGAGGTGCGGGAGCTGATCGGTCATAGGGACTTTCCTTTCATCGAGGGTCCTCCACCGTTGGTGGAAGGAAGGGGAGCGGCTTCCGGCGCGGCAGCTGCCGAGCGTGCGGCGCGGATGGACCGACGGCCGAGCCGGAACGTCGCCGCGGCGAGCAGGGCGACGACGGCGGCGGTCAGCCAGGCGACGCGGTAGGAGGTGGCGGCGACAAGGAAGCCGAAGAGCAGGGGACCGGCGGCAGCGCCCAGGGAGAGTCCGGTCTGCAGGATGCCCGTGGCCGAGGCGGCACCCTGCCGGTTGTCGCGCACCACGGCGAAGTGGACGAGTCCGGGCCAGGTCCAGCCCGCGGCATAGGTCAGCAGCGCTCCGCAGAGGAATGCCGTGGAGGAGCCGAAGGCGAGGAGGAGGTAGCCGCCCACGCCGATCGTCAGCAGGTTGGCCACCAGGACGTAGGGGCTGCGGTGCGGGTACCGGTCCATGAGTGCGCCGAGCACGATGCGGATCACGAGCCCCAGGAGTGCGGCACCGGCGAAGAGGTATCCAGCCGCGCTGGGCGACATACCGGATTCCACCGCCGAATCGACGAGGAATACGCCCATCGAGGTCGCGGCAGCCGCCGCGAGCCCGGCCCCGATGGCGACGAGCACGAGCCCGCGCAGGGGTGTCCCGCGGTCGGCGGGTGCTGCGGGTCCCGACGCCGGGCGGGCCGGTCCCTGCACAGTGAAGCCGGCCCACAGGGCCAGCGCCACGGCCAGGACGACGCCCAGCGCGAAGGCGTAGCGCCAGCCCAGAACCAGCGCGATGCCCGGAACGGCGAGGCCCCCGATCAGGCCGGCAGCGGGGATGGAACACTGCTTGAT
This window contains:
- a CDS encoding CaiB/BaiF CoA transferase family protein; the encoded protein is MSTNTDRPPADATPEGHPTPGPLEGLKVADFSRVLAGPFASMMLADFGADVLKVESPAGDDTRSWVPPVDEHGVGTYFSSVNRNKRSVVCDLRTDEGLARALAIALEADIVIENFRPGVMQRFGLDYESLVERRPDLVYCSITGFGSTGGAHLPGYDLLVQAVGGLMSVTGSQDSEPSKVGVALVDVVTGQNAVVGILAALRSRDATGKGQRVEVNLLSSLLSGLVNQASSTLATGQAPQRMGNAHPSIAPYETLLTADGPVAIAVGTDKQFESLVRVLGVPDLAVDPRFRGNSQRVAHRDALKVLLEEQLGTRSAVEWARLLSSAGVPAGKVNSIAEALSLAEDLGLTPVVEITDPTTGRTSQQVANPIRLSETPASYTRVPPLLGEHDGATFTSNLQPAATGK
- a CDS encoding fumarylacetoacetate hydrolase family protein, coding for MAPSILHLCSTTSPDSGPGTTGTEAAAVVHPRRGLARVSDLLPGFTGDILDVLTGDLLGELDAAAETADDAVFSDPDDAVYGAPYRHPRMLWGIGLNYVEHASDLSEGVPEEPASFIKGDHTVIGPGEAIPIPVQSERTTTEAEVAVVIGRYCRNVEPEDALDYLAGVVPVLDQTAEDILQRNPRFLTRSKNFPGFFSFGPRIVPLAEAVGDGTLADMEVSTVVNGEVRRSNTVSHMRYDPAYLISFHSKVMPLYPGDIISTGTPGAIHVTPGDTAECRVAGVGVLSNPVTASS
- a CDS encoding SDR family oxidoreductase, with translation MDTGLTGKNVLVPGASSGIGLAIAQALAAEGANVVLAARREDVVKAEAARLPSAVGIALDLDDDGAPAALVAAAENAFGPIDVLVLNSGGPPPGGAADITDVQALAAVNQLLLQHLRLTSLVLPGMRQRGWGRIVAVGSSGVQQPLPNLALSNLGRAGLAGYLKTLAAEVAADGVTVNMVLPGRIDTERVASLDSAAAKRTGATPAEARAASEAGIPARRYGTPAEFAAVVTFLASAPASYVTGEQLRCDGGMVRAY
- a CDS encoding dihydrodipicolinate synthase family protein; translated protein: MTDQLPHLSPGLWGVLATPFSGPDLDVDTASLRREVQLYTALPATGMVVLGVFGEGASLTAAEQSLIVRTVAEEAGSTPLVVGLSARTTAVAIEQASTAVEAAGSNLAALMVQANTGDPDVLSAHLTAIHRATGAGIVLQDYPVASGVKISADQILRVLETCDFIVAVKSEAPPTASAIAKLTRSTDVPVYGGLGGVGLLDELAAGAAGAMTGFSHPEGLQIALTAFADGGFPAARDAFAPWLPLANFEGQPGVGLALRKEILRRRGIIADASVRPPSPSLPRDLADLIAAHLDAVRMEIA
- a CDS encoding CynX/NimT family MFS transporter, encoding MRSAQPPGASGTLLQAVTVTTLGVLPAFLVGALAVQIRADLGIGPAEMGIAAATLFAVSGVAARRLGRLVQRIGAARGMVASAVLAAIALGGAGLAPTFAVLIAALVVGGLANGLAQPAANLGISRAVNPGRLGLAFGIKQCSIPAAGLIGGLAVPGIALVLGWRYAFALGVVLAVALALWAGFTVQGPARPASGPAAPADRGTPLRGLVLVAIGAGLAAAAATSMGVFLVDSAVESGMSPSAAGYLFAGAALLGLVIRIVLGALMDRYPHRSPYVLVANLLTIGVGGYLLLAFGSSTAFLCGALLTYAAGWTWPGLVHFAVVRDNRQGAASATGILQTGLSLGAAAGPLLFGFLVAATSYRVAWLTAAVVALLAAATFRLGRRSIRAARSAAAAPEAAPLPSTNGGGPSMKGKSL